In a genomic window of Homo sapiens chromosome 22, GRCh38.p14 Primary Assembly:
- the LGALS2 gene encoding galectin-2, with translation MTGELEVKNMDMKPGSTLKITGSIADGTDGFVINLGQGTDKLNLHFNPRFSESTIVCNSLDGSNWGQEQREDHLCFSPGSEVKFTVTFESDKFKVKLPDGHELTFPNRLGHSHLSYLSVRGGFNMSSFKLKE, from the exons GGGGAACTTGAGGTTAAGAACATGGACATGAAGCCGGGGTCAACCCTGAAGATCACAGGCAGCATCGCCGATGGCACTGATGG CTTTGTAATTAATCTGGGCCAGGGGACAGACAAGCTGAACCTGCATTTCAACCCTCGCTTCAGCGAATCCACCATTGTCTGCAACTCATTGGACGGCAGCAACTGGGGGCAAGAACAACGGGAAGATCACCTGTGCTTCAGCCCAGGGTCAGAGGTCAAG ttCACAGTGACCTTTGAGAGTGACAAATTCAAGGTGAAGCTGCCAGATGGGCACGAGCTGACTTTTCCCAACAGGCTGGGTCACAGCCACCTGAGCTACCTGAGCGTAAGGGGCGGGTTCAACATGTCCTCTTTcaagttaaaagaataa